gtgtgtgtgtatgcacagcaatggtggtgccaaggaatcaagcCCCAACCACTGTGTGCCCtcctgtgcacatgcacacacgtgtacacagctcacacacatgcatacatgtacacacatgcacactttaaTCTAATGCAGCCCTCCATCTTGGAAAGCAGTGCCCATTGAATTAAATCATGGCACTTTTCAACGGTGACTCTAGGTGACTGAGTCATTGTAGGGACTGCAGCAAATTATTCCTTGTGTTTCAACAAAATGACACAATCAGAAAATGTTAATATGTCTGTCTTATCAGTCTCATTAACTGGATTGAGAAGAAGGTCTCCAGGCACTGGCTCGTTATTTTACTTGTGATTTCTCATTTGTCTATACTCCGGGCCTCTTGCTGGAGGGAAGAAGTTAATGGGACAGGGTAAAGGCATTAGCACGTAGAATGAATGACAGGTTGAAATGCTGCCCTCACTTGCCATTACCTAAAGACTCAGCACCTGTTACATAAAACaaataatgcatttattttattttgttgtaacaaACTCTAGTTTGAGTCAAGAACCAGTTGGCTTTTGTAGGTAAAATATGCCAGAGTAATTCAGAAGAAAAGCATACCCAATGGAAGGCACTATCTTGAAAATTCAGTTTCACAGCAGAacgggtgtgtgcatgtgtgtttgttgtggggtttgaactctgggcctgggatctgtccctgaactcttcagctcaaggctagcactctaccacttgagaaacagtgccacttccggtttcctggtgataaattagaaataagagtctcacggactttcctgcctacactggccttgaaccgcaatccacagatctcaggctcctaagtagctagcattacaggcaccaGGCACCCGGAAATATAATTGCATTAGGAAATAaaggataaataaaaagataTCGGCAGCTGGATTGCAAATCAagtatcttaatttttaaagaaatctaatCATTGGCATATTTACATCAGCTGTAGATAAACACTTGTAGAAAGAATCTTGCTCAGGCTCATGGTGGTACCCCTGTACGCCAAGTATACATCAGACTCTGTGTTTCCCAATGCTATTCATTCACCAACATTGCCACACAATGAGGTTTTTCTGCGtaaatgtgtatacatacatatctgtgtgtaatacatatatatgtgtgtattataggtatttatgtatgtatacgtatatagatagatatagctgGATATACGTGAGAAGTACTTCCTAAGTTATCTGGCACAAGGACAATCATGGCATTAGGTTTGTCCTGGCCTATAACTTTAGTAGTCGCCTACTGTCAGCATATTTAGAGTTCCTCATGAAGAGTTACGAACAGAAGCCCTAAAACTGTCTCCAGAGTACTCTTTTCTTCCCAAGAGATTGCACATATTTATTTGTCTTCCACTTGTGTATCGGATGGTTTGGGAAATTATACTATTATGCAAAACTAGAAGACAAACAACAGGAACTCAGAcagggaggagctggggagaTTCCTTAGCAGGCTTCTCCCATGTTGCCATGGTCAGCAAGCCATACTTAtcattaatattgtcaaataaatACATAGGGAATAAAGGATGCCTCTCAATGGTTTCACTCTTTGGTTTGTTTGTAGGTTGTTTaatcattctaagtgaagtaagacagagCCACAGAagcatagactgtatggtttccctcactgggaataattagtacatgtccaagatgatcctagcagaagatcacgatagttcaatagctatctatgttcatatgaacacataagatgatgctaagcgaaattaactccaagttatggaaacaagtggttcatcgttgttattttcaacatactgtgtgaaattatgtcctttttcttttgtctctctttcccacggttttacccctgatgtcactgtaactgatttggtaccctggatattgtatagacATGTACTGGaaatagagaagggaaggggaatatcaaaatccagagacaaaggacaaaaagataaacaatgcaacagcaatacttacacaactatatgctgtaagccaactgtacaactcatggtgggagggaaatggggagggggcagggggggaaaagtgagggagaaggtaacaagttgataaGAAAGTACCaagtgccttatgtatgaaactgtgacacctctgtacatcatcttcacaataaagaaatgaattacaAAAACGTTATTGAACAACTTCTTGGTGCTCTGGAAGTGGCATCACTCCTCCCTGAAGGGAGGTGGGCAGGACCTCGATggggcccagcccctccccaagaGGGgactgagccacaggtgcctgtgaGGGGCCTTTGAGCTCCCTGCCTTTCTGGCTTGAAGACTTCCAGGactagggggtgggggggggaaggcggaAGTGTGATGGAATTTCACAGTTCAAGCTGaggtgtgctctgtgtgtgtgcgtgcgcgcgcgcacgtggcGCACGACTGAACATTGTGGGAATCACTGAAAGAGGACAAGAGGTCAGGATGCACAGAATGAGTGCATGCCCTGTGTTCTCACAGAGTGTGGATGGGGCAGTTGTCCTCACAGGaagaggatggagagagggagatcaAGTAGGACCAATTAGAAATAAACAAGGACAATTCCTCAGGAGCCCTGACAGGTCCCCGAGATGCAAACACACCCACATTTGGCTGAGGCTTACCCTGGCACTCAGCAGGACTTCccctgggagggggggtggagggccCAAGGCAAAGGTGGTCTTCAGACCTTCCAACTCCCTTTCACGTAAGAGGAGCCACTAGAAACAAGAACCCCATTAAGGCTTTCTATTAAGTTAAAcatctgctttaatttctcattttaaatgaaGTAGCCAAACAAAAATGATATCAtgcctatatattttatattatatatgtgtgtatatatatccttTTTCATGAGCCTCATTGcttctgtgctctcccttagcttttcactcaaggctggtgctctatcacctgagtcacgcCTTCATTTTTGGTTACAGGGaccttcctgactgggctggttttgaaccagcatcctcagatctctgtaatTCCAGTGACCAGGCATAGCACTCCACAGCTGTCAGAGGTTGTGGGTGGGGCCCCGgaagcttcccccaccccccacaccccccagctctccagccccACCCTGTGACTCCTGTGACAAAGTCAGGAGAACAAGCTTCCTAAACCAGGCCAGCCTTCCTTCTTAGCCAAGGAACTTGGACACTGTGCAGATAAACCTTGCATTTCTCTCCTTGGTGTCTTGGACAATAGTGTGAATATGTTTGCACAGGAAATGTGAATTATCACGTAATATACCACCTCATTTCAAGAGCCAGCGCTCCGAGTTTTCATATAGAATGAAGATACCTGGAGTAAAAGGTAATGTCTAAGCAGCCCAATTCCACATCATCATGAGCCTTGAAGGGCTATCAGAGAATCCTTTTGTATTATTGCTTCTATCAGTGATGTCAAATATTGAAGATCTAATGTACTTTGCATAAATAAATTTGAGCAACTCAACTGTCACGATGTTCACATGGCCTCTTGGCACTGCCTCTTCCCCATAAGCTTCTGCTGGGATGAGGTGAGGAAGGAGACTGTCTCAGCATTACTGGCAAAGGACTGCTATGTCAACAGGACCTATGGCGCCTTTCTTTGGGGCTTGCTGTACCTAAACCAACAGTCTGAAATTCCGAGCACACAGGGCGGAGGCCGGGCACCTGAGGTCACCCCCTTACATGAACTTCATGTGCAGCTCCAGCTCCATCCTGACCATGATGCCGGCACCCTCGTGCAAGCGTCTACACGGGCCCTTGGTTCCTATCCTGACGCAATGTACACACGTGATGCAAGCTGCGTATGGACCTGGCTCTAGCACCTTCTTCAGTTCCCAGCTCGGTCCcccgaccgcccccccccccccgacccccacgACGACCAGGAAAATCCAAGCAAGTCCGGCCTGCTGCCCACACCCCCTGGCCTTGGTCTACTTCTGGAGGGACGCTGAGACTGGAGCCCATTTGATGCCAGGATTAAGACCACGGAGGGAAGCCATGGGCTTCCGAGTGAGGGAGCCGGGCTTTGTGcgctgcctccccgcccccccaccccagaacgCGCGGTCTCCAGCGCCCCCTGTGCCGCCATAGCTGCAGATTCCGGGGGCGGGGCACTAATTAGTTTTAAATGGCGTTAAATACCCTCCCAGCAGCCACAAAACACAACCCTGGGTCTTTCACTGGAGAAAGGAGCTCCTGTAATTTAAAGCTACTTTGCTGGTATTTAGTCTCAGCTGCTGGCTAACAGGAACCTGCAGAAATGTTTGAAggtgttcacactcacacacacactgcgaTTTGATGCTTGATCTTAGCAATGCATTTATTTCCTACCAGgtcctctccctctctgccttcccctccttagaattcccaccccccctccacccccgcagTTACAGTCTGAGGGAAACAGCTCTGGCTGCCGGGCTCAGcccaggtccctcccctcccccccccccttccaaacCCTTGGCTACTCTCAATGAAAACGCTCCAACAAGGGGCAACTTGACATGGGCCACAAAGCCCacttgtgtggggggagggggctggagctTGGCTGTCCTGGCCCACAGACTGGGCTCTTTGTAGCCAGCAGAAAACATTTCCTGCATAAGCAATCAACACACTCAGCCAGCAGGGCCAGGGCCCAAGCCAGGatgtgcaggagctctggagctctGTCCTCAGCGGGATGGAGGGAGTCCCTGGCCTCCACAGGGAAAGGCATTTCCTCCAAGCAGGCCTGGGCTGCTGTGTGCTTGCAAGATGAGACACAACCCACACTCTCAGATCTCCTCTATCTCCTCTAGGCTCCCTGCTGCAGGCTGCTGGAAAACTGCAAATCACGTTGGCACTTTCATGTTTACCCTGCACCTCCAGGGCACTGGTTTTGGGGTGCTTTCCTCCCTAGCTCACCTCTGGGATGTTCCTTCCGTTCCCTTTCCCATGCATGTGAATAGGAAACAAAGAAGACAGTAGAGACaacctccccagcccccaaaataaccAAATAATCACAAGAGGCAGCTCAGGTGGAGAAAGATCAAGATTTGACTTTTGCACCTACTCCCCTGCCTACTCACAGGCCCAGGGTGGCTTCACAGTCCACAGAGCTCAGAGCTGAGGGCCTGTTCCTCTGGAAAAGAGAACCCAGAATTTACTGCCCACTGAAAAGGAGTCATGCCAGTGTGAGGTTGTCTGGTCTCTGGCTTGCTGTTGTAAGGTCCAAAGTCGGAGGGGGGCGGTGAGACATAGATGAAcatagaggaaggaagagagggagggagggagggagggaggcaggcaagggGACCTAATGCTGGTTGTTTGAGAAGCAAGAAGTCTGAATGCCCCTCCACCAGGCAGGACCCCACTGCAGCCTCCTAGGGGATTTGGGCTCAGAATAAAGGCACCACCAGTCTCCACCCCACCCTCTCCTAGCCCggtgcccctcccccaggacaAGCTGGCCTCACATCTGCTTGCCTTCCATCCCCACTCCAATGACCCCCCGCTGTGCCCAGGGCCTGGTCTAAAGCCTAGCTTTCCTCAGGAAACCAGAGGCAGGCAGCCACgccggcgcccccgccccccccccccccccggccctacCCACCCAGGACTCACCTTCCTTGGGCAGCCTGCGGGCCTCAAGGATCAGGTTGCACATCTGGGTGGTCTGGAGGGCTGCGTGAGGCAGCCCTCGGTCTGCTCATTCAGGGGCAGCACCACATTGCTCAGCAGCAGCACCTAGGCCTGGTGGTTGCCGCCCAGCTTGCCCAGGTGCTGGGGGCAGGAGCAGTTGGTATACATGGCTCCGCAGGACTCCACCCGGCTGTTCTCCCACCGCAGGCAGCTCTCCAGGCAGAGGCACAGGACCTGGCACCCAAACTGGCTGGGGCTCACCTTGTTCAACACCAGGAACTCAAAGAAAGACTTTtgatcctcctctcctttcctctgtaaTCCTGGGAAACCGCTCAGGAAGACCCGGCGAATCTGGATAAAATTCTTATCGTATtgtacaaacacaaacacattctTGGAATCACAGAGCTGCATGATAGAATGGTTCTTTCTGAGCAGATCCTTTATCTTCTCATGGGAAAAATGATCGAACTGGTAAGCCAGCAGGGAGAAGTTGGAGCAGCTCAAGTCCTTCTTGGAAAATTTCAGGTAAATACTGTATTTGGTTGGATCTGGATTTTCCAGCGTCCAAGTGCAGTTGGTAAAGTTTTTGGGGAACATCTCGCTTACAGAATAGGATCCATAAATAACTCCTTTCACCAGAGTTGAACACCAGAAGTCTTGGGCAGCGTTAAATCCAAACATAACCAGGAGATAGGTGGAAAATATATAAATCAGCAGCTCACCAACAGCCTTCATCCTATGACATCTGGCCTGGAGAAAGGGTGATAAAAGCGAAACACACTGAAAAAATGAAATCCTTGCACTATTACAGCTAGTTGTTTTCAAGacatcagattaaaaaaaaaaaaagaaaacaggaaaagaagagaaaaaccttAAAAGGACAGGTGAATTTTCTGCTGTGAGGCCAGGGACCCGTGGTGGCTGTGTGAACAGCGCCTTCATGTGGCCATGGACGATGGCCACATTCtcgtttaaaaataacatttaatcgATTATTAATAGGAATGCCCTCTCTCATCCCCGTTATCACCGCAGAACACGGAGCCAGGGTCGGGGGGACAGACAGGATTTGCAAAATTATCAAGACCCAAGCGCTGATTGCtgactctctcgctctctttttcCCATCAAGCCACAGGACCCCTTCTTTCCCTGGTCTCCAGCCTGCAGCAAGCATTCCCCCCTCAGCCTCTAATCTGATCATCTGGGAACAGCTGGCGGACCATCATTTCTCATCCTCTTGAATGTGGGGCGTCATGGCAAGGACTTACAGCCCCCTCCCCTGTGGAAAGCGCCAGGGATCACTTCAACAGCAAAAGCTCCCCAGCGCCCTTCCCCTCACTTGGAGGGAGGCTTGGAGAGGACCAAGGAGAAATTCCTTGGCAACTGCATGGGCTCCTTGCCAAAACCACCCCGGGGGGAGAGGGCCTAGCAGGGCAGGAGCAGAGGCCCAGGGTGGCAGAGTCCCAGGCAGGCAGCCCAAGGCCAGGCCAGACCCAGGCCAGGCCAGAGAAACCTCAGCCCTGCAGGCTTTGAAGTTAACTGCTGCTGTTGTTGGTTTAATTCACGGGTTTGCCTCTGGAATTATCTGCTGTATCTTGAGGTCCACGTGAGGTTGATGAAATGTACCAGCACGTTCATTCCTAGTGGATTTCAATCTGTGAATTGCTCCCTTACACAGAGTGGCTGCCAGCCCTGGTTTCCTTCCCTTGTTAATTTATCTGGTATTGCATTAAAAAAGAACAGTATTGGACTATATTTCCTCTTGGAAGCTGTGACCATATAcatgatatagatatagatggctggatttttttttagttttatcctTTAAGATGTTATTTCTTAGAATAAATGGCACTGCTCTCTCCCGCCTTTGAGCTGATAAGGTGGGTACCAAGTTAATTTTAGAAGTCTCTAGGCTGCGGCGTCTTTCACTGCTCTGGAGTCACAAACAGACACACGGATGGAGAGTCGGCGTTTCCACGGCCTCCCCCCTTTTCTCCAGAACCGGAGATGGAGAGGAGGCCTCTCCCTTCCCATTGCATAACACGCTGGCGCCCTCAGTGCCGTCCGGCGGCCGGGGCACGGGCGCCCTGTGCGTTCCCCAGACTCGAACTCGAGTTCGGTGTCTTCCCATGACCGAAATCGGCCCTCGACCTCCGCAGAGTCGCAGTTTAAAAATGTACCTCCACGTTGCTAATGGAGCACTTGAGCGGGGAGGTCTGGGGAACCGCGTCCTAGgctgcacgcgcgcgcgcacaccatgcacacaccacacacacaacacacacaccacgcacaccCACACCATGCGCACACACCATGGACACACACACCATGGACACACACACCGCGCTCGCACACACCACGCACACAGCTCAGTGGGAGACGCCGTTGTCGCCCGGAGGAAATCAAGTCCACGAGCATactggggctgggggccggggaagTTGCGGGGCATTCCGGAGATCTGCTTCCTCCGGACAGGGGGACCGGCGCCGGCGTGCGCGGCGGGTCGAGCCGCGTTCCCAGGACGCGGAGCCGGCGGACGGCTGGGTCTCCGCGGGGCGCCCAGCCCGCGCGCGTAAGGGGCTCCGGGGCCAGAGGGAGGCCGACACGGGGGCTGCTCCCACACCGGCGCCCGGACCAGCTCCGTCCGCGGCCCGCGACGCTCCTTCCCGCGACGGCGCCTGGCTTCTCCGGGAGAGAAAAATcgaccccccacctccccacccgagCAATCCCCGGCCTCGAACCCAGGGCAGCCGGGCCGGGTCGGCGAGCCCCTCGGCGCCCCGAGCTCCCCCGGCGGACGGCTGACCCCATCCGGGGAGCGCGCGCCAGGGCTGCACCCCTCCGTCCTGGCGGCCCGGGGTCCCCGCGTGTGGCGGACACAGCCGCGCCTCCGCCACGGCGCCCGCGTAGCCCCCGCCGCCCTCCAGCCCGCGGCCCCGCGACGCTGGCCCCGCCGAGCCCCCGCCGTAGCCCGAAGCCGTACTTCCCAACTTTGCCGGCGCGGCGGCGAGCGGGGTTcgcgcggggcccggcccggcctcccctccccgcggGCGGCCCCCGGCTCACCTCGCACTCCGAAAGCTCCGGGCTCCGCTCTACGACGCCGGCGCCTCGCCGCCACGGACCCGGGCACCCCGGCCAATCTTCCCTGCCGGCTGCGAAAGCGGGGTGCGCGCGCCCAAGGGGGGGGGCGGCGAGGCGAACCCACGGCCCCAGGGGCGAAGGGGGCGAGGCGGCAGCTCCGCGGGCGCGGGGCCGCCGGGGGCCGCCCCGAAAGCGCCGGCAGCCGGCCCAGGGCGCGGGCGGAGCGGgaacggcgggcgggcgggcaggtgcGAGGACTGCTCGGACctggcctcctcctccgcccgcttcctcctcctccgcctccccttcctcctcctcctccctgcccgcAAGTGCCGGCGGGCCGCGGCGactgaggaaaaggagagaaagctgCGGGCTACGGGTGCCGAGCGCGGCGCGGTGCTGGCGAGGCTGTGGCGCCGAGCCCCGAGTCCCCGCTCCGCCGGGCGCGCGCCTGCGCGGCCTCGATCCTCTCCGGGCGCGCGGGCGCGCCCCCCGGCCTCCCGCGTGCCCGCGCGCTCGGCGCCGGCGCCGGCCCCAGgcaccggggcggggcggggcgagggaggCTGGAAGAGGTAAGGGGagcgcggaggggggggggggagagggcgcggcggggggggggggaatgggaggCGGGGTCTCCTTGGAGCCGCCGCTGGACCGCGCACCCCGCGTCGCTCGGCTCTCCGGGTCCGGCGCTGCCGGGACTCCGCGCCGCGgttcccccctcccgcccaggGGCGTGGGAGAGCGTGGCTCGGTCCTTACCCAGGTT
The DNA window shown above is from Perognathus longimembris pacificus isolate PPM17 chromosome 18, ASM2315922v1, whole genome shotgun sequence and carries:
- the LOC125366898 gene encoding adhesion G protein-coupled receptor B3-like, whose product is MKAVGELLIYIFSTYLLVMFGFNAAQDFWCSTLVKGVIYGSYSVSEMFPKNFTNCTWTLENPDPTKYSIYLKFSKKDLSCSNFSLLAYQFDHFSHEKIKDLLRKNHSIMQLCDSKNVFVFVQYDKNFIQIRRVFLSGFPGLQRKGEEDQKSFFEFLVLNKVSPSQFGCQVLCLCLESCLRWENSRVESCGAMYTNCSCPQHLGKLGGNHQA